The Drosophila biarmipes strain raj3 chromosome X, RU_DBia_V1.1, whole genome shotgun sequence genome includes the window CTAATACCTTTttagctttatttttttatttccttacATTTACTTTATGTATTGCCTTAATTTTGGTTGATATTCTTTTGAGCGGACAACTCTCTATACGGACAATTTAAATGGACAAACAAGATGTGTCTAAGAAGATATGGGTTGTTCATGGATCTACTTGTAGACTGTTTGGAGGAGGGGTCGCCTTCGCTGGTCAATGGGCTTGTAGGCGTGCTGGTAGACACTGGCCAGGCGCCAGTGCTCCGGATAGCCGCCCTGTCCGGCTCCGCCAGCTTGGCTCTGGAAGGGCGGCACCAGGGTCTCGATGTCGTAGTTCTTCTTAGAGTAGGGCTgtcgggggcgtggcacgaCCAGGACTcttccgccgccgcctcctccacaGCCCGGCTCTATGCCCACGAAATCCCCGGAAGCATTGTGCTTCGGGAGTCCGGCTCGAAAGGCCGTCTTGCTGGGCAGGCAATGACCATGTCCATGGCCCCCGAACGCAGGTGGACAGCAGCGCGGAGCTGGGCCCACCTTGTGGCAAAGACGGCGGGCAGGACGGCGCAGCAGGACATCCCGCTTGCAAGGTGGCTCTCCCGTTGGCCTGCAGCCCATCGGCTGGCAATCCTGTGCAGACTCCGGACCCAAGTACTTCTCCCGCAGAGCCTGATACGCCTTGTCGCCCAGCATGGGCGACGATTGGTACTGCTTGGCCAGTCGATCGGGCATCGAGCGGCCTGGTAGCTCCGCCAGGTTGCCAAAGCTCACGCCGCCATTCGGTCCTCCGACGCCCGGTCCTCGCCTGCAATGCGAGGCACTGGAGTCCCGGGAGACACTGCGTGCTCTCTGCCTGGCCGGCGGCGAGTAATCGCAGGCACACGGATCCTCGCGATCCAGGCGGGCTCCTCCGAAATCCGTCCTCTTCCGTAGGATGTCCTTGTCAAAGAAATCCGCCTCACCCAGAGTGCTGGTGAAGACCCCGGCAGATCTGCCCAGATCCGAGGACTGCTCCTCGCGCGGCGTTTTCACGCAGGTAAAGACCGCCGGCC containing:
- the LOC108021936 gene encoding uncharacterized protein LOC108021936; protein product: MSQTALPELSYTPGDLTEPQFRLPSHQQLLDQKRDSSDNLPLSRLTLDTRDTQPIKYREQLGSAAGRQFPALAAAQNRYSDHLERGSELSFGVLEPGKDLISLPTVGVRNFDSDPDLIKKMPLHSITEKPNERCPSPVVPAYANFELAKRMHQDNLDHQPLPDCVADLAFRRAQISGGHAGLALDIDPIATGVGVKTHNAGPTHCTKMKVFRPKTGGGIVPRALGTGDPFRGVGSAPAKKMGPMDLAICWDFKPANPADEPRLARHIDGSNDSAGPAVFTCVKTPREEQSSDLGRSAGVFTSTLGEADFFDKDILRKRTDFGGARLDREDPCACDYSPPARQRARSVSRDSSASHCRRGPGVGGPNGGVSFGNLAELPGRSMPDRLAKQYQSSPMLGDKAYQALREKYLGPESAQDCQPMGCRPTGEPPCKRDVLLRRPARRLCHKVGPAPRCCPPAFGGHGHGHCLPSKTAFRAGLPKHNASGDFVGIEPGCGGGGGGRVLVVPRPRQPYSKKNYDIETLVPPFQSQAGGAGQGGYPEHWRLASVYQHAYKPIDQRRRPLLQTVYK